The genomic window CGCCGACTTCGTCCGCCGCACCGGGGTCGATTCGCTGGCTATCGCAATCGGCACCAGCCACGGAGCCTATAAATTCAAAGGTGAACCGCAGCTTGATTTTGACCGTCTCGCCAGAATAGCCGCGCTCTTACCCGGCTTCCCCATCGTCCTCCATGGCGCATCAACCGTCCTGCCCGAATTTGTCGCCAAGTGCAACACTTACGGCGGACAGATCAAAGACGCGCAAGGCGTGCCCGAGGAGATGCTCAAAAAGGCCGGCACCATGGGCGTCTGCAAGATCAATATTGACACAGACCTCCGCTTGGCGATGACCGCGAGCATCCGCGAAGCTCTCGCCGTGAATCCCGACAAGTTCGACCCCCGCGACTACCTGCGCCCCGCCCGCGAAGCGATCAAAAATATGGTCAAGCATAAAATCAAGAATGTCCTCAATGCCAGCAACCGCCTGTAGAAAAAACCGGAACCGCAAGGTTCCGGTTTTTTTTTTTTGCGTTTAGTAAATACACCCTCCCAAAACTGCGTATAGACCGCCTTTGTTGGGAGATGTTATGAACAAAAAAGCTTGTGGAAAGGGGATATCGAAAATAATGGACCTCAACGCACCGCTGGCCAAACTGTCGTCGGATCAGCTCGCCGCCATCAAAGACTACGAGGGCGAGCTGGCGAAAAAATTCGGCAATCCGGTCATCCTGCTCGCTTTCGACAAGTGAAGACACGAAAAGGGCGAAGACTTAAACGTCTTCGCCCTTTATCGTCTTAGAATACGTCTTGTTCCATTCGCCACATTTCGTAAAACAGGCCTCTTCTGGCCATCAGTGCGTCGAAATGCCCTTGTTCGGCCACCCGCCCCTGGTCGAGAACGACGACTGTATCCACGGCAGCAAGTCCTGACATCCGATGAGTTATCAGGATGGTTGTGCGCCCGGCCATGCTGGCCAGGAGCGTGGTCATCAGCGCTTGTTCGTTTGCCGGGTCGAGGCCTGCGGTCGGTTCGTCAAGGATGACGATCGCCGGTTTTTTGAGCAACACACGGGCCATCGCCACTCGCTGACGCTCACCGCCTGACAGGCAGTGGCCGTTCTCCCCTACAAGCGTCGCCAGTCCTTGCGGCCACTGGTCAATAATAGCCCCCAGTCCGGCATATCTGGCGGCGGCGGCAACTTCCTTTTCACCGGCTGCCGGATCGGCTAGGCGGATATTATCGGCGACGCTGGCGTTGAAAAGATGGTTATGTTGCTCAATAACCCCAGTCGCTGCCCGCACGGCCGCCACCCCATATTCGCATATTTCCCGCCCTCCTAGGAGAATGCTGCCGCTCTCAGGCTCGTCAAAGCGCAGCAACAGACGAGCCAGCGTACTTTTACCTGCTCCGCTGACCCCTACAACCGCCACGTGGCTGCCTGCCGGCAACGAAAGGGAAAGGCTGTCGAGCGCCCAAGGGCCGTCTGATCGATAACGGAAACGGACGTCGCGCAGTTCCAGGTCATACGCCACAGGTGGCTCTTCACTGGCCTGCTTCTCAACAACCGGTCCGGACGCAAGCACGGAAAAAATGCGTTCGGCCGCCGTCCGGCTTTCGCCCCAGTAACGAAAAGACGCAGTCAGCGGCAGCACCGCCTCGGCCGCCCCGTGGACAAGCAGGGTAAGCGCCCCAAGATAGACGCCGGCGATCTGCCCGCCCCGCACCATCTCGGCCACAACTAAAAAGACGGCTAAGACCGTAATATTAATCACCAGACCACTGGCGGCGTCGGCCATACCTGTCAGGCCAGCCGTCCGTCTCTGGGCAAACGCCAGACTATCGCCGGCTTGGGTCGCCCGTTCGAGCTGGCGCTCCGTATCGCCTGCGGCCGCCAGCTCCCGCCAGCCGCGCAAGCTATCGATTACCGCCTTATTCAGCCCGGCTCCGGCGGTCGCCAGTTCTCTGCCCAGTCCGGCTCCCAGACGGTAAAAGATCAACGGTAGCGCCACCCCGGCCAGCAGAAACCCGATGAGTACGGGGTAAATCAGCTGCCCGGCGAACACGCCGAGAAAACACGCCAGGCCAGCCACCGTCAAAATGGCGATAAGCGGCGGCAACGCAACCCGCAGGTAAAAGAACTGCAGCCTGTCGATATCGGCGACCAGGCGCGCGAACAAATCGGCTTCGCCGATCCCGGCAAAACGGGCGGACGGCATCTGCTCGAGGGCTGCGTACAGCCGCACTCTCAGGGCGCTCAAAAGCCGCAG from Sporomusaceae bacterium includes these protein-coding regions:
- the cydC gene encoding thiol reductant ABC exporter subunit CydC, which codes for MRYLGRLLGLAGPAWGLLAASAGIGFLAVASGAGMLATAAYLIAMAALSPPLAALSVSIVGIRLFTLLRAGARYLERYLSHDATLRLLSALRVRLYAALEQMPSARFAGIGEADLFARLVADIDRLQFFYLRVALPPLIAILTVAGLACFLGVFAGQLIYPVLIGFLLAGVALPLIFYRLGAGLGRELATAGAGLNKAVIDSLRGWRELAAAGDTERQLERATQAGDSLAFAQRRTAGLTGMADAASGLVINITVLAVFLVVAEMVRGGQIAGVYLGALTLLVHGAAEAVLPLTASFRYWGESRTAAERIFSVLASGPVVEKQASEEPPVAYDLELRDVRFRYRSDGPWALDSLSLSLPAGSHVAVVGVSGAGKSTLARLLLRFDEPESGSILLGGREICEYGVAAVRAATGVIEQHNHLFNASVADNIRLADPAAGEKEVAAAARYAGLGAIIDQWPQGLATLVGENGHCLSGGERQRVAMARVLLKKPAIVILDEPTAGLDPANEQALMTTLLASMAGRTTILITHRMSGLAAVDTVVVLDQGRVAEQGHFDALMARRGLFYEMWRMEQDVF